The genomic interval GCTCGAAGAGGGGTTGTCCAAGCGCGTGCGGCCCGCGCTCATCGTCCGCGCCCTGCGGAACCGCATCGACGATTACCGCTTCGTGAACGGACTGCTGTCCGGCTCTGCCGCGAAGGCCGACCCCCGCGTCCTGGTCGCCTTGGGCGAGGGCGTCTCCAAGGGAACGCCGCGCGGGGATGTCGAGGCATACGTCGAGGAGTTTTCCGGGCGACGGCCCGAGGCCTTCCTGATCGGCGCCGAGATGGTTTCCCTCTTGGGCCAGGCCAAGATGGACTACGCCCTGACCCGGACCGTGCTCGAAGCCGGGTTCGACGCCGATTCCCTGATTCCCGAATGGCGCTATTTCATCCGCCTCGTGCTCATGGCCAGGCAACGAGGCCTCCACGATCGGGAAGTAGCCGAGGGCGCGGTCGCCGTGCTTGCCGATCGCGGTTCCCTGAACGATCTCTTCATCCGCCTGGGCTTCACCAGCCGCAATCTCACCGGACGCACCATCTCTAATTAACATTTCTTGATTTCTGTGTGACCTTGATCCTCTATTCCCGGTATATTCAATACGAGGGGTCGAGAGGCCCGGAAACCCATGGGAGTCTCTGCGTGAAGAAGTGTATCGCGATGCTGTTGATCGCATCCGTCCTGGCTGCCGCCGGATGCGCCGTGGTGATGGGCCCGTACTATCTGGAACAGGAGCAGTACGAGGAAGGAATCAAGGTCATGGGCGAACAGCTCAAGGAGAACCCTGACGATGCAGCCTCCGCCTATTATGTCGGCCGATACTACCTGGCCATGAACAAGCCCAAGGACGGCCTGCCCTATCTGCAAAAGGCCGTGCGCCTGGCCCCGGAAAACGCGGATTACGTCTTTTGGACCGGGGTGGCCTATTGGGCGATGATGGATTTCGATCGGGAAAGGGCGGCCTACGAGAAGGCCGTCAGCCTGGACCCGAAACATGTTTCCGCCCACCTCTACCTGGGACACGGCCATACCGACCGGGGAGAGTGGGCGCAGGCCCTCAAGCAATACGACGTGGTCCTCAAGCTGGACCCGTACAATCCGGAAGCGCTCTACAACAGGGCCCGGGCCTTGGGGGGACTTGACAGAACGAGCGATGAGATCGCGGCATGGAAGCAGTTCCTGGAGTTTTATCCCGATGGGAGCATGGCCATGGCGGCCACGGAGCAACTCAATCTGCACGGGGACTTCACCTACCGCAATTACATCATCGGAAAGCGCAACGTCACGCTGCGGAACATGACGTTCAAACCCGGGACCAATGTCCTGGATGCCGATGCCAGAGCCTCGTTGGCAGTGCTCGGTGCGATGCTGCGGGTGAACAAGGCGCTGGTGGTCAACATCGTCGCCTATGCCAAGGGGGATGCCCCGTTGGCCAAGGCTCGCGCCACCGCCGTGCGCGACTACATGCTCAACGGCAATCCGGACGTGGATTGGAGCAGGCTGCCTCTGAGTTGGTTCGGAACCGCCGAAGAGGTCCAAGTGGGCGACAAGACCTTCGCCCTGGACCAGTCGGTGAACTTTATTACCGAGGTTCGGTAAATAAATTGGAGAATACTATTATGTATAATATAATGAGTAAAATTAGCCTGTTGATTGCTGTTCTGGTCCTCGCTACGGCCGTCGTGGTTCCCCACGCCATGGCGCAGACGGATGAGACCGCCGGCGATACGACCGGCGAGACCGGCGACACCGAGGCGGAAGCTCCGTCCTTCACCAGCCCGGCCCAGGCCGCCAAGGCCTCGGCCCTGGCCGACGCCGCTGCGGCCGTATCCGCTCAGGCCGTGGCCGACGCAGAACAGACCGTGGCCGACGCCGAGCAGGCTGTGGCCGATGCCCAACAGGCCGTGGCCGATGCCCAGGCCGCCGCGGACGTCGAGGCCGAAGCCGAGGCCCAGGCCCAACTCGACGCGGCCATGACCAGCCTCGACGCGGCCCAGGCCAGCGCTGCCCAGGCCGTGGCCGACGCCGCCTCCGTGTCCGTGGAAACCATAGCCTCCATGCGGGCCCAGAACGTGGGCTGGGGCGTCATTGCCCAGGAATTGGGCGTCCATCCGAGCACGCTGGGCCTTGGGCACAAGAATCAACATCGCAACCGGACCCAGGCCGAAACCAAGAGTCGTGGCGTGGGCCGGGCCAAGGCCGCCGTGGCCGCCCAGCCGGGCAACGCCACGGGCCGCAATCTCAAGTCCGGCCTGTCCAGGACCCCGGGCGTGAGCGGCGGCAAGGGCTCCAAGGCCGTGGGATTGAGCCGGGCCTCGAACAAGGCCAAGACCGGGGCCAAGAATTCCAATTCCTCCAAGGGCAACGACGCTTCGGGGCGTGGTAATTCAGGCAGCTCCAACGGCGGCGGCAAGGGCAAGAGCAACGGAAAGGGCAATTCGGGTAATTCCAACGGCGGGGGCAAGGGCAAGAGCAAGTAGCCGTCCCCCTCAGCCTTCATTCGGCGGGTCCCGATGTCGGGGCCCGCTTTTTTTTGGTGCTCGCCCATTCTCGCTTCTCTTTAAAACAGGAGGGATTCCGGGTATGGGAGGGGAAGATGGCGGACAAAACCAAGGTGCGTGCATGGCTGAATATATCGATTCCGGCTCCCTTTCCGAAACCTACCTGCAGATCAGTCCCAATATCCTGGCGAGTTTTCCCAAGTTCCGGCCGCCCGTGGACCTGTACGTTTTCAATCCGGATGTGGGCCGCACGGGCCGTTACATACGCGGCGGGGAACGGCTTTCGCGCGGCGGCCAGGCCGAGGTGGCGCGTTTCGCCGAGGAGGGGCTGCTGTATCTGCTGCGCGAGGACTATCGCGTCTACGCCGAGCATCTGAGCAAAAATCTCGGCCTGCTGCTGGTGGAGGAAGGGTTTCTGCCCGTGGAGGTGGCGGAGATATTCTTCATCGCCTTGCGCAACCGCATGGGCGAATTTTTGAATCAGCCCCGCGAGGATACCTTCGAGGCCTTGCGCACGGATGTCTTCGTCCTGGCCGAATATGTCTGGATCGACCCTGGCCGGATGGCCTTTTTGACGCATACCCTGGAGCGCGACTACGACCTGGCCGTGCATTCGGTGAACAGCATGCTCATCGGCCTGGCCCTGTATCTGCGCCTGACCGGGGGCAAGGTGGAGAAGACCGTGCTCATCAGCCTGATTCTCGGGCTGTTGCTCCATGATCTGGGCATGGTCATGGTTCCGAAGTTCATCCGCGACAAGGAGCAGTTTCTGATCCGCCGGGATCGGGAATCCATTGAGCGGCACATCGATGCCGGATTGAATATGGTCCGGCGGCTCAAGATCCAGGACCCGATCATCCTGGAGTGCCTGGAACAACACCACGAGCGGCTGGACGGTTCGGGCTACCCTGCCCGCCGGTTCGGCAGGGACATCTCAACCTCGGGCAGGCTGTGCGCCGTGGCCGATTCCTTTTCGGCCATTATCGGCGACAGGCCCCACCGTTCGGCGAAGGATATGGCGGAGGCCGTGCGTATGCTCATCGGGGACGGCAAGCGGTACGATTCGGCCCTGACCACGCTGTTGGCCAAGGTCATGGCCGAGCGCGTTACAGGGTGATGTAGCCCCTGGCGGCGGATCGTTCGGGGTTTTCGGCCAGGGTCATGGCCGTGCGCATGGGCTTGAAGCCCAACCTGGCGTAGAACGGCTCCTTGCCCGGCACGGCCCACAGAACCACGTTTGGCGTGCCCAGCCGTTCAAGCATGGCCTTCATCATTCGCGTTCCCAGCCCCTTGCCCTGATATTCCGGCAACATGCACAAGTCGTAAATGACCGAATGGACCGTGTGGTCGCTCAGGGCGCGGGCTATGCCCACAAGCCGCTCCCCGTCCTGGGCGAAACAGGTCAGGTCGCTGTTTTCGAAGGTCCGGCGCAGGGTGTCCGGCTCACGGGTGCCCAGCGGGGCCCGTTCGAAGATTTCGGCGGCTTCCGCCCAATCCACGCCGTCCATGTCGAAGCGCAAAAGGATGTCCCGGGTCATGGCCGCTTCCACCATGAGCGCATGCGCACGATTTCCCGACCGTCCGAGGCCCGGGTCAGGCTGTGCACGAAGGTGTCCATGCCTTGGTCCGGTTCGCCCTTGGTGCAGGCGGAGACGATCGTGTCGCCGGGGAAGGCCTCGCTGCGGAACTGGATGTCCACCCCATGGCAGCGATGCTCCTCGATCCATTCGGCGGGCACGGCCTCGAAGCCGTATTCCAGATACTTCACGTTGTTCACATGGCCGTTGATGTCCATGTCGCCGCGTCGTGCCGTGAGGGTCGTGTCGTATTCGCCTTCCTTAAGCCGGGTTACGGCCTTGGAGGGAAAGGTCAGGGCGTGTTCGCGGTCCGGGATGAACCGCTCGTTGAGCACGGTCTCGGGTGCGTCGGGACGGTGGGTCCGCGTGTTCATGGTTACCCAGGAAGTGGTCGCCCGGCCCATTTCCCCATCCTCGTCGTAGATCAGGAAGTCGCGCAGGGCCACCAGTCGCTCGTTGCCCGAGGGCCAGGTCAGGATGTTCGTGCGTCCGCCGAAGCCGGGCAGCCGGTCCACCATGAGGTGAAGACGGGCCAGGATCCAGAAATGGCCGCTCTGTTGCAGATCGCCGTGGCCGAAGCCGAGCCGGTCCGCATGGCGCGAGGCCGCGTCCTGCAATTGGTTGCAGATGGCGGTCACGGACACGCGGCCGTCCGGGCGCGGTTCGTAGGAGCGAATGTCGTAGCCGTGTTCGAAGGTCAGGGGGGAATCGGTTGTCATAACAACCAATTCCTAGGGTAGTTCGCGCCGTGTGTAAAGGGGGGAGCGTCAGTGCGGGCGGATCGCGCCGAGAATGTGGTCGATTTCGCCGGAATCCCGCATGGCCCGGAGTTCGCCCGTGATCATGGGAACCAGGGCGGCGTGGCGGCGGTTCAGGTAGTGATAGAGCGGAACCACCACCAGGGGCGGTTCGTTGATGCGCAGGCAGCCCATGCCGGGCTTCGCGATTTCGTGTTCGGCCCAGGCTCGGTCTACCAGCAGTGCGTCGAGTCTTCCCTTCAGGAGCAGGTTCATCAGCTTGCTTTCATGGGGCAGGCGGACCACGTCGGGCATGCCGTCGGTGAGCATCTCGGCGTAGCGGTTGCCGATCTTGATGCCCAGATGCAGCTTACGCACGGTTTCCATGGAGACGTGCTCCAGGCTGCCGTTGCAGGTCAGGATGACGCCTTCCAGACGATTCACCGGCACGTCGATGCGCAGGAGGTTGGGGTAGTCCTCCTCGATGGCCCGGATGCGGTTGACCTCGCCGTCCACGCTGCCTTCCTCGGCCATTTCCAGGGAACGGGCCGCGGGCAGTCGCCGTCCGCCGATCTTGATGCCGAGGCGTCCGTAAGCCTCCTGAAGCACCTTGAGCGAGGCGAGGGACAGGGAACCCCCGCCGTAGCCGAAGACCAGAGGACCTTGGGCCTGGGCCGGGGAGCCGAAACACAGGATGATCATGCAGAGCAGGACGGTACGTATTCCCATTACCCATATCTTTATCCGGGAACGGCCGCCAAGTCCATTGCCACAGCGTTTATCGGTCGTCCGGGATGGCGCTTCCTTTGCGGGCCAGGGCGTGCAGGCGGTCCATTTCGCCGCTGGTCGGCGTCGGGCAAGGCACGGATGCGGGGGACGGGGTCCGCATGCTTGCGGTTGAGATGGTGATACAGCGGCGCCCGCCAGGACCGGGGGCGGAATATCCGCAGCCGGTCGGCGTGTGGACGTCCTTCCTGGGTGCGCTCGATGCCGTCGAAGGCGATGAGTACGTCCAGCCGGTCGAGGTGGAGCATGCGAAAAAGTCGGTCCCATTCATCGCGGATCACGAGGTGGGATAGCAGGTCACGGCTACGCCCTGGACCGAGGCGATGGCCGACCGCATCTGGATCAGGTTAGGGAGTTCCCCGGCGAGTCCGGCCATGCGCACGGCCTCGCCGTCAACCATGGCCGCGTTGGCTTCGGCCAGCCCTCGGCGGGCCTGGCGAGCGGGACGAGGATCAGGGCCAGGAATAGAAGTTGCGGGCAGAGATGGCGCATCGGCGTAAGATTAGCCGCAACGCTCGGGCTTGCTCACGACTCACCGGCGCATTCCCCGGCACGGCGGGTCAGGACAGGAAGTTACGCACGCCGGTGAAGGCGATCTGGGCGGCCATGGCCGATAGGACCAGGCCGGTGATCTTGGTCAGGACGTTGATTCCCATCCGGCCGATGAACCGCTTCAGGGTGGACGAGGAGGACAGGATGAAGCCCACGGACAGGCAGGCGCAGACCAGGGCGGCCGCGCCGATCAGCTTTTGCTCGGGGGTGGACAGCTCCGCGCCCAGGATGAGCAGGGTGCCGATGGTCGCCGGGCCCACGGTGATGGGCATGGCCAGGGGCACCACGGCCACATCCGAGTCGTCGTCGGGCTCGGGCCGCTGCCGCTTTCCCGAGACCAGCGAGACGGCCGACAGGAACAGCAGCGCTCCGGACCCTACCCGGAACCCGTCCAAGGTGATGCCCAGCGTGGAAAAGATCGGGTTTCCGGCAAAGTAGAGCACCAGGGAAATGACCAGCACCGCCATGGTCGTCCGCAGGGCCAGTTTCTTCTGCGCCCCCTTCTCCATCCCCTCGGTCATGGACAGAAACACGGACAGCACGAAAAATGGCGTCAGCAGGAAGAACCACTTTATGTAGAGCGAGATGAACAGGTTGATCACGGTATCCCCAGCGCGAAGCGCGTGCAAAAAGTTTACGGGAGGAAGGAGGGGGATCCCGGGGAAGAAGTCCCTCCTACTTGCACAATTTTTCGGCCAGGGCCGCGCCTTGTTCGCCGCCTCCGGCCATGCGGGCCAATTCGCATTTGATCTCGTCGTCGTCAAGCCTTGCGCACCGGGTGTAGGTGGCGTTGTCCACGACTTCCTTTTTGATCAGGAAGTGGCGGTCCGCCTTGCGGGCGAGCTGCGGCCAGTGGGTGATGAGCAGCATCTGCTGGCGGTCGGCCAGGTTGCGCAGCTTGTTGCCCACCGAATTGAGCGTCAGGCCGCCGATACCGGCGTCCACCTCGTCGAAGATGAGCGAGGGCCGGGCGTCCTTTGTCTGGCCGTCCTGGTCGCCGTGACCGCGCATGGTCACCAGGGCGAGCAGGAACCGGGAGAGTTCGCCGCCCGAGGCGATCTTGTCCAGCGGCTGGGCGGGCTGGCCCGGGTTGGGCACCCACATGAGCCGTCCGCGCATGTCGTCGCAGCCCGGGTAGAGTTCACGGGCGTCGAATTCGAAATGGACCTTGACGTGTTCGGAAAAGCCGAGGTCGGTCAATTCGTCCACGATGCGGATGGACAACTCTCCGGCCGCCTTTTTGCGGGCGCGGTTGAGTTGCTCCAGGGTCTCCTTGAGGGCCGCCGCCGCTTTGTCCTCTTCGCGCGAAAGATTTTTCATATCCAGGGCGCAGGCGTCGAGAAAGGAGAGGCTTTCGTCGATTTCAGCCTTCATGTCAACGATTTCATCCAGGCCGCGCCGCAACTTCCGCTTGAGTTTGGCCAACTCGAACAACCGAGCCTCGATGTCGTCCAGGGGCATGGGATCGTCGTCGTCGAAGTCCGACGGTCCGCGCCGCAGTCGGGAATCCATGTCGTGCAGACGCATGCGGAAGGTCTCCACGGCCTCGCGGTCCTCTTCGAAGCCGGGAAAGAGCCGGGCGATGATTTCCATCTCGCGGTTGAGCAGCGCCATGGCGTCGAGCATGCCGATCTCGCCATGGAGGACATCCAGGGCTTTTTGCAGGCATTCGCCCGCCTGCTCTCGGTCCTTGAGGATTTTCTTGCGCTCCTCCAGATCGTTCTCCTCGTCCGGCAGAGGCTCCACGGCCTCGATCTCCTTTTGCTGGTATTCCAGGAAATCGCGCTGCTTCTGGAGATCTTCGAATTTTTCGGAGAGCAGCCGTTTGCGTTCAAGCACGTCGTGCAGCGCGGCGAGTTGGGCATTGCGCGTGGTCAGCAGGGACTGGTCCGGCAGGAAGGAATCGAGGATTTCGCCCTGGAAGGCCGGGGAGAGCAGTTTCTGCTGACCGTGTTGCGAGGTGTGGAGGATGAGCCCGACGGCCATGTCGCGGATGGTTGGTTGGGAGGACAACGCATCGTTGACGTAGACCCGGCTGCGTCCGGTGTCGGCGGACAATTCGCGCCGGATCACGGTTTCGCCTTCGGGCAGGACGAAGAGCGCCTCC from Desulfovibrio sp. Huiquan2017 carries:
- a CDS encoding acyl-ACP thioesterase domain-containing protein, whose product is MTTDSPLTFEHGYDIRSYEPRPDGRVSVTAICNQLQDAASRHADRLGFGHGDLQQSGHFWILARLHLMVDRLPGFGGRTNILTWPSGNERLVALRDFLIYDEDGEMGRATTSWVTMNTRTHRPDAPETVLNERFIPDREHALTFPSKAVTRLKEGEYDTTLTARRGDMDINGHVNNVKYLEYGFEAVPAEWIEEHRCHGVDIQFRSEAFPGDTIVSACTKGEPDQGMDTFVHSLTRASDGREIVRMRSWWKRP
- a CDS encoding GNAT family N-acetyltransferase, producing MTRDILLRFDMDGVDWAEAAEIFERAPLGTREPDTLRRTFENSDLTCFAQDGERLVGIARALSDHTVHSVIYDLCMLPEYQGKGLGTRMMKAMLERLGTPNVVLWAVPGKEPFYARLGFKPMRTAMTLAENPERSAARGYITL
- a CDS encoding MarC family protein — protein: MINLFISLYIKWFFLLTPFFVLSVFLSMTEGMEKGAQKKLALRTTMAVLVISLVLYFAGNPIFSTLGITLDGFRVGSGALLFLSAVSLVSGKRQRPEPDDDSDVAVVPLAMPITVGPATIGTLLILGAELSTPEQKLIGAAALVCACLSVGFILSSSSTLKRFIGRMGINVLTKITGLVLSAMAAQIAFTGVRNFLS
- a CDS encoding AAA family ATPase; the encoded protein is MLELLRIRNLALIEDAELEFSPGLNTLTGETGAGKSFIMRAVDFLMGERMDKKLVRPGAEKATVEALFVLPEGETVIRRELSADTGRSRVYVNDALSSQPTIRDMAVGLILHTSQHGQQKLLSPAFQGEILDSFLPDQSLLTTRNAQLAALHDVLERKRLLSEKFEDLQKQRDFLEYQQKEIEAVEPLPDEENDLEERKKILKDREQAGECLQKALDVLHGEIGMLDAMALLNREMEIIARLFPGFEEDREAVETFRMRLHDMDSRLRRGPSDFDDDDPMPLDDIEARLFELAKLKRKLRRGLDEIVDMKAEIDESLSFLDACALDMKNLSREEDKAAAALKETLEQLNRARKKAAGELSIRIVDELTDLGFSEHVKVHFEFDARELYPGCDDMRGRLMWVPNPGQPAQPLDKIASGGELSRFLLALVTMRGHGDQDGQTKDARPSLIFDEVDAGIGGLTLNSVGNKLRNLADRQQMLLITHWPQLARKADRHFLIKKEVVDNATYTRCARLDDDEIKCELARMAGGGEQGAALAEKLCK
- a CDS encoding HD domain-containing phosphohydrolase, which gives rise to MAEYIDSGSLSETYLQISPNILASFPKFRPPVDLYVFNPDVGRTGRYIRGGERLSRGGQAEVARFAEEGLLYLLREDYRVYAEHLSKNLGLLLVEEGFLPVEVAEIFFIALRNRMGEFLNQPREDTFEALRTDVFVLAEYVWIDPGRMAFLTHTLERDYDLAVHSVNSMLIGLALYLRLTGGKVEKTVLISLILGLLLHDLGMVMVPKFIRDKEQFLIRRDRESIERHIDAGLNMVRRLKIQDPIILECLEQHHERLDGSGYPARRFGRDISTSGRLCAVADSFSAIIGDRPHRSAKDMAEAVRMLIGDGKRYDSALTTLLAKVMAERVTG
- a CDS encoding transporter substrate-binding domain-containing protein, with amino-acid sequence MGIRTVLLCMIILCFGSPAQAQGPLVFGYGGGSLSLASLKVLQEAYGRLGIKIGGRRLPAARSLEMAEEGSVDGEVNRIRAIEEDYPNLLRIDVPVNRLEGVILTCNGSLEHVSMETVRKLHLGIKIGNRYAEMLTDGMPDVVRLPHESKLMNLLLKGRLDALLVDRAWAEHEIAKPGMGCLRINEPPLVVVPLYHYLNRRHAALVPMITGELRAMRDSGEIDHILGAIRPH
- a CDS encoding tetratricopeptide repeat protein, with product MKKCIAMLLIASVLAAAGCAVVMGPYYLEQEQYEEGIKVMGEQLKENPDDAASAYYVGRYYLAMNKPKDGLPYLQKAVRLAPENADYVFWTGVAYWAMMDFDRERAAYEKAVSLDPKHVSAHLYLGHGHTDRGEWAQALKQYDVVLKLDPYNPEALYNRARALGGLDRTSDEIAAWKQFLEFYPDGSMAMAATEQLNLHGDFTYRNYIIGKRNVTLRNMTFKPGTNVLDADARASLAVLGAMLRVNKALVVNIVAYAKGDAPLAKARATAVRDYMLNGNPDVDWSRLPLSWFGTAEEVQVGDKTFALDQSVNFITEVR